The Prevotella sp. oral taxon 299 str. F0039 genome has a segment encoding these proteins:
- a CDS encoding PfkB family carbohydrate kinase, protein MKKDSLCCVGHITKDKIITPKDEFSLFGGTAFYFAHAINTLPKCVQFELITKVGDNAKAAVLELKELGIDVQNFDSEHTVYFENRYGNDPNHRTQRVLAKADAFEIEDVINSNADIYHIGSLLNDDFSPEVLQFLAQKGLLSIDAQGFLRRVEDGNVLATNWCSKQELLEITHFLKVNENEMEVLTNYKDPRKAAQLLAKMGVKEVIITLGSYGSLIYTNGTFYDIPAYKPAQLIDVTGCGDTYMAGYLYGRATGKGVQESGELAARMCTRKIEGSGPLTSFEL, encoded by the coding sequence ATGAAAAAGGATAGTCTATGTTGCGTAGGGCATATTACAAAAGACAAGATTATTACTCCTAAAGATGAGTTTTCTCTGTTTGGAGGAACGGCGTTTTATTTTGCACATGCAATAAATACGCTACCTAAATGTGTTCAATTTGAATTGATTACAAAGGTTGGCGACAATGCAAAAGCTGCAGTTCTAGAGCTTAAGGAACTAGGAATTGATGTGCAAAACTTTGATAGTGAACACACCGTTTATTTTGAAAATAGATATGGAAACGATCCTAATCACCGCACACAACGTGTGTTAGCTAAGGCAGATGCTTTCGAAATTGAAGATGTTATCAATTCAAATGCCGATATTTATCATATTGGTTCGCTCTTAAATGACGACTTCTCGCCCGAAGTTCTTCAGTTTTTGGCTCAAAAAGGCTTGTTGTCTATCGATGCACAAGGCTTTTTACGTCGTGTAGAAGATGGAAATGTACTTGCAACGAACTGGTGTAGCAAGCAAGAACTACTTGAGATTACTCACTTCTTGAAGGTGAATGAGAACGAGATGGAAGTGCTAACCAACTATAAAGATCCACGAAAAGCAGCACAATTGCTTGCCAAAATGGGTGTGAAAGAAGTTATTATAACACTTGGGAGTTATGGCTCTTTGATTTATACCAACGGTACTTTCTATGATATACCTGCTTATAAACCTGCTCAGTTGATTGATGTAACGGGCTGTGGAGATACTTATATGGCTGGATATTTATATGGAAGAGCAACAGGAAAGGGTGTTCAAGAGAGCGGAGAACTTGCTGCTCGGATGTGTACTCGTAAGATAGAGGGAAGCGGTCCGCTAACTTCTTTTGAACTATAA
- a CDS encoding BT_3987 domain-containing protein has translation MNKKFLTIIKVAIGIILIAGLTTACSNSINVQGVDEENYSTPEKQLAYLTDKYGASMRDSLLFNVKGATNFYVNVTTASTTKQEYSLSYDATVLKAYNDKNKTNYQALPEDLVTIEGTPVVEAGDIKSNPISVKYNTANNLEKNGIYAIPLRLNSAQNQISKEKGEFVLFVQDITKMPNCHKHNGLQVISCMEINDSNPLYNLCFTLQGTGQYFFDQVILFSGNINYNLETQEVYNYNNENISHVLQYKEKYLEPLQQKGMKVILGILGNHDRAAITNLSVEGCKHFAQELKAKVEAYNLDGVFFDDEYSNTGGSYPGFVSGGNASRLCYETKKAMPNKLVQVYVYGGTTNLYSVEGKQPGEFVDCGIHDYGGTSDLSNNYPGMPKSGMFLGSVECARNYASPSSVYDRIKSEGYGGTMVFGLDPKRTPLEVLNRISQAFYGANVVQTGIYRKDW, from the coding sequence ATGAACAAAAAGTTTTTAACCATAATAAAAGTTGCAATTGGAATCATACTAATTGCAGGCTTAACAACTGCTTGCTCGAATTCAATCAACGTGCAAGGAGTAGATGAAGAAAATTATAGCACTCCAGAAAAACAATTAGCTTATCTCACAGATAAGTATGGAGCAAGTATGCGCGATTCACTTCTTTTCAATGTTAAAGGAGCCACTAACTTCTATGTAAATGTAACTACAGCATCAACAACCAAGCAAGAATATTCTCTTTCTTATGATGCCACAGTTCTCAAAGCTTATAATGATAAAAACAAGACCAATTATCAAGCATTACCAGAGGATTTAGTTACTATAGAAGGAACTCCTGTCGTTGAAGCAGGGGATATAAAATCTAATCCTATAAGCGTAAAATACAACACTGCTAATAATTTGGAAAAGAATGGTATCTATGCAATCCCATTACGTTTGAATAGTGCACAAAACCAAATTTCAAAAGAAAAAGGTGAATTTGTACTTTTCGTACAAGATATCACAAAAATGCCAAACTGTCACAAACATAATGGTTTGCAAGTAATCAGTTGCATGGAAATAAACGACTCTAATCCTCTTTATAATCTCTGTTTCACATTGCAAGGCACTGGTCAATATTTCTTCGACCAAGTAATTCTTTTCTCTGGAAACATTAATTATAATTTGGAAACACAAGAGGTTTACAATTATAACAATGAAAACATCTCTCATGTGTTACAATATAAAGAGAAGTATCTTGAACCTTTACAGCAAAAAGGTATGAAAGTTATCTTAGGTATCTTGGGTAATCACGACCGTGCTGCGATAACCAATCTATCTGTAGAAGGTTGCAAACATTTTGCACAAGAATTAAAGGCAAAGGTCGAAGCCTATAATCTTGATGGAGTATTCTTCGATGATGAGTATTCTAACACAGGTGGTAGTTATCCTGGATTTGTATCTGGTGGTAATGCTTCACGCCTATGCTATGAAACTAAAAAAGCAATGCCAAACAAACTTGTTCAGGTTTATGTGTATGGCGGAACTACAAACTTATATAGTGTTGAGGGAAAGCAACCTGGAGAGTTTGTAGATTGTGGAATTCATGATTACGGAGGCACATCTGATTTAAGCAATAACTATCCAGGTATGCCCAAGAGTGGTATGTTCTTAGGATCTGTTGAATGTGCGCGTAACTATGCATCTCCATCTAGCGTTTATGATAGAATAAAGTCCGAAGGCTATGGCGGCACAATGGTGTTCGGTTTAGATCCTAAACGTACTCCTCTAGAAGTTCTCAACAGAATTTCACAAGCCTTCTATGGTGCAAATGTTGTCCAAACGGGTATTTATAGAAAAGATTGGTAA